Proteins encoded in a region of the Phoenix dactylifera cultivar Barhee BC4 chromosome 3, palm_55x_up_171113_PBpolish2nd_filt_p, whole genome shotgun sequence genome:
- the LOC103706223 gene encoding ERI1 exoribonuclease 2-like, translated as MINREDKETMQGNLEASSGCLRAKAFYYNSHESGSAFEGFPEHKNEMNINPGGTFESGNPSNRESSAPPSQGYNRPFYQQESYTWPSFHPDVQKLWHSPVNIVEAQFYPVNREYYFPVENRFHHLPFKMFAHGYPHGFQFQEFQYFVVIDFEATCDKEKNPHPQEIIEFPSVLVNSVTGQLEASFQTYVRPSYHQHLSDFCKELTGIQQIQVDRGVPLGEALLMHDKWLEDKGIKQKNFAVVTWSNWDCRVMLESECRFKRIRKPPYFNRWINLKVPFQEVFGGVRCNLKEAVQLAGLAWEGRAHCGLDDARNTARLLALLMRRGFKFSITNSLVWQPGDHPLTLQLPPEHPSDPAQQSQKLKDLVVPAYQLHPLMDPTTGERCSYCFCGVKCSRSVVRKPGPMQGRCFFGCGRWTTTRRAVCNYFMWASP; from the exons ATGATTAATCGGGAGGACAAAG AAACAATGCAAGGAAACCTCGAGGCATCCTCAGGATGCCTCAGGGCCAAGGCATTTTACTATAATTCGCATGAAAGTGGTAGTGCCTTCGAAGGGTTTCCTGAGCACAAGAATGAAATGAACATCAATCCTGGTGGTACCTTTGAATCAGGAAATCCATCAAACAGGGAGTCTTCTGCACCTCCAAGTCAGGGCTACAATAGACCCTTCTACCAACAAGAATCTTACACATGGCCAAGCTTTCATCCTGATGTTCAGAAGCTTTGGCACAGCCCAGTGAATATAGTAGAAGCCCAGTTCTACCCAGTGAACAGGGAATATTATTTTCCTGTTGAAAATAGGTTTCACCATCTGCCATTCAAGATGTTTGCTCATGGTTATCCGCATGGATTTCAGTTTCAAGAATTTCAATATTTTGTGGTTATCGATTTTGAAGCAACTTGTGACAAAGAAAAGAATCCACATCCACAAGAGATCATTGAATTCCCATCTGTTCTGGTTAATAGTGTGACTGGGCAATTGGAAGCTTCCTTCCAGACATATGTGCGTCCTTCATATCATCAACATCTAAGTGATTTTTGCAAGGAGCTCACTGGAATTCAACAAATCCAG GTGGACAGAGGTGTTCCTCTAGGTGAAGCTTTACTCATGCATGATAAGTGGTTGGAAGACAAAGGGATTAAGCAGAAAAACTTTGCTGTCGTGACATGGTCTAACTGGGACTGTCGTGTTATGCTGGAGTCAGAGTGCAGATTCAAAAGGATCAGGAAGCCTCCCTACTTTAATAG GTGGATTAACTTGAAGGTTCCATTCCAAGAGGTGTTTGGTGGTGTGCGCTGCAATCTAAAGGAGGCAGTTCAGCTGGCTGGCCTGGCATGGGAGGGCCGTGCTCACTGTGGCCTTGATGATGCCCGCAATACGGCACGCCTCCTCGCCCTTCTCATGCGCCGGGGCTTCAAGTTCTCCATAACTAACTCACTAGTGTGGCAGCCTGGGGATCACCCGCTGACCTTGCAGTTACCACCTGAACACCCATCGGACCCTGCCCAGCAATCTCAGAAACTGAAAGATCTGGTGGTCCCTGCCTATCAGCTCCATCCTCTTATGgaccctaccactggggagagGTGCAGCTACTGTTTCTGTGGCGTGAAGTGCAGCAGGTCTGTGGTTCGCAAGCCAGGGCCGATGCAGGGCAGGTGCTTCTTTGGGTGTGGGAGATGGACGACTACAAGACGTGCCGTCTGTAATTACTTCATGTGGGCTTCACCTtga
- the LOC103706222 gene encoding dihydropyrimidinase has translation MAGELGVDLPWQTSRETKSILSISRSFVLDLFLLLLLLSIPRSISELNQMQGYCAVASDSECGWSLTKILIKGGTVVNAHHKEVADVYIEDGIIVSVRPNIKVGDDVKILDATGKYVMPGGIDPHTHLEMEFMGTVTIDDFFTGQAAALAGGTTMHIDFVIPVKGSLSAGLESYKNKAKKAVMDYGFHMAITKWDEEVAKEMELMVKENGINSFKFFMAYKGSLMVNDELLIQGLKKCKSLGALAMVHAENGDGVAEGQKRMIDLGIRGPEGHALSRPPVLEGEATARAIHLASFVNTPLYVVHVMSIDAMEEIAKARKAGQRVTGEPVVSGLVLDDSWLWDPDFTTAAKYVMSPPIRKAGHDKALQSALSRGILQLVGTDHCTFNSTQKAFGFDDFRKIPNGVNGIEERMHLIWDTMVVSGQISVTDYVRITSTECARIFNIYPRKGAILEGSDADIIILNPNASFKVAAASHHSRSDTNVYDGRTGKGKVEVTISGGRIVWEDGTLNIVPGSGRYVRMEPYGYLFDGVEKADAAYLASLRAPVLRAQAAA, from the exons ATGGCGGGAGAACTTGGAGTCGACCTCCCATGGCAGACGTCGAGAGAGACGAAATCCATCTTATCGATCAGCCGATCGTTCGTCCTcgatctcttccttcttctcctcctcctctccatccctCGCTCGATCTCCGAACTGAATCAGATGCAAGGC TACTGTGCCGTCGCAAGCGATTCGGAGTGTGGTTGGTCCCTTACGAAGATTTTGATCAAAGGAGGAACCGTGGTGAACGCTCATCACAAGGAGGTCGCCGATGTGTACATCGAGGACGGGATCATTGTTTCTGTGAGACCTAATATCAAG GTTGGGGATGATGTGAAAATACTTGATGCAACTGGGAAGTATGTCATGCCAG GCGGGATTGATCCTCACACTCACCTAGAGATGGAGTTTATGGGAACTGTGACAATAGATGATTTTTTCACTGGTCAAGCTGCTGCATTAGCAGGGGGAACAACCATGCACATTGATTTTGTTATACCAGTTAAGGGAAGTTTATCTGCAGGTCTTGAATCCTATAAAAACAAGGCAAAAAAGGCAGTAATGGACTACGGTTTTCATATGGCCATCACAAAATGGGATGAAGAAGTTGCAAAAGAAATGGAGCTAATGGTTAAAGAGAATG GgatcaactcttttaaattctttATGGCATACAAAGGATCATTGATGGTCAACGATGAGCTTTTAATTCAAGGCTTGAAAAAATGCAAGTCTCTTGGTGCATTGGCCATGGTTCATGCAGAAAATGGAGATGGTGTTGCTGAAGGACAAAAAAGAATGATAGATCTTGGCATAAGAGGTCCGGAGGGACATGCTCTTTCAAGGCCTCCAGTG TTGGAAGGAGAAGCAACTGCAAGAGCTATTCATTTGGCAAGTTTTGTCAATACACCCTTATATGTGGTTCATGTGATGAGCATCGATGCCATGGAGGAGATTGCGAAGGCTAGAAAAGCAG GGCAAAGGGTTACCGGCGAACCTGTAGTTTCTGGTCTAGTACTTGATGATTCTTGGCTTTGGGATCCTGATTTTACTACTGCTGCAAA ATATGTAATGAGTCCCCCGATAAGGAAAGCAGGACATGATAAAGCCCTTCAATCTGCACTTTCAAGAGGAATTCTGCAG CTTGTAGGAACTGACCATTGCACCTTCAACTCTACACAGAAAGCTTTTGGTTTTGATGACTTCCGGAAAATTCCTAATGGTGTCAATG GTATAGAGGAAAGGATGCATTTAATTTGGGATACAATGGTG GTGTCTGGCCAAATATCTGTTACAGATTATGTACGGATAACAAGCACCGAATG TGCTAGAATTTTCAATATATACCCAAGAAAAGGAGCAATACTGGAAGGATCTGATGCTGATATAATTATACTAAACCCTAATGCAAGCTTCAAAGTAGCTGCTGCTTCTCATCATTCTAGATCTGATACAAATGTGTATGATGGGAGGACAGGAAAG GGTAAAGTAGAAGTGACAATTTCAGGAGGACGAATAGTCTGGGAAGATGGCACACTGAACATTGTGCCTGGTTCTGGCAGGTACGTCAGGATGGAACCTTATGGTTATCTCTTTGATGGGGTTGAGAAGGCAGATGCTGCATATCTGGCTTCCCTTCGTGCTCCTGTTTTGCGGGCGCAAGCTGCAGCCTGA
- the LOC103706221 gene encoding splicing factor 3B subunit 6-like protein has protein sequence MATISLRKGNTRLPPEVNRVLYVRNLPFNISSEEMYDIFGKYGAIRQIRIGTNKDTRGTAFVVYEDIYDAKTAVDHLSGFNVANRYLIVLYYQQAKMSKKVDQKKKEDELARMQEKYGLSSKDK, from the coding sequence ATGGCGACGATCAGCCTGCGGAAGGGGAACACGCGGCTGCCGCCGGAGGTGAACCGGGTGCTGTACGTGCGAAACCTGCCGTTCAACATCTCTAGCGAGGAGATGTACGACATCTTCGGTAAGTACGGCGCCATCCGCCAGATCCGGATCGGGACGAACAAGGACACCCGGGGCACCGCCTTTGTCGTCTACGAGGACATCTACGACGCCAAGACCGCCGTCGACCACCTCTCCGGTTTCAACGTCGCCAACCGCTACCTCATCGTCCTCTACTACCAGCAGGCCAAGATGTCCAAGAAGGTCGaccagaagaagaaggaggacgaGCTCGCCCGCATGCAGGAGAAATACGGCTTGTCTTCCAAAGATAAGTAA